The following is a genomic window from Devosia neptuniae.
GGTGCAGTCCGGGGACAAAGTGCTGGTCGATTTCGGTTTTGCCGGGCAGGCGGAAATCCGCAACAATCAGGTCTATGTGCAGCGGCGCTTCCTGGGCTGGGCCAATTTCCTGTTCGATCCGAAATCCCCGCTCTGGGGCAATGACCTGTTCAGCACGGTGGGGCTGGTGTTCAGTGGCGAGCGGGTCGATCCCGACAAGTCCAATGCGCAATTGGTGCTGGACGAATGGCTGGGCAATCGCGCCTGGCAGCATGGCGACATCCTGGCCAAGCTGATGCAAACGCTGGTCATGGCCTTTGTCGGCACGCTGTTCGCAACGCTGGTGGCCTTCCCGTTCGCTTTCATCGCCGCGCGCAATATCACGCCCAATCGCACGGCGAACTGGCTGATGAAACGCAGCTTTGATTTCCTGCGCTCTATCGACATGCTGATCTGGGCGCTGTTTTTCACCCGTGGCTTCGGGCCCGGGCCAATCCCCGGTATTGCCGCCATTTTCTTCACAGACACGGGCGCCTTGGGCAAGGTCTATGCTGAGGCGCTGGAGAATGTGGATGACAAGCAGCGCGAGGGCATGAAGTCGGTTGGCGCGAGCCCAGCCGCGGTCAATCGCTATGGCGTGGTGCCGCAAGTGCTGCCGGTGTTCGTGTCGCAGTCGCTGTATTTCTGGGAGAGCAATACGCGCTCGGCCACCATTATCGGCGCTGTGGGGGCAGGGGGCATCGGGCTCAAGCTGCTCGAGGCCATGGGCACCAATTCGGACTGGGACAAGGTGGCCTATATGGTGCTGCTGATCCTGATCGTGGTGTTCCTGTTCGACAATATTTCCACCATCATCCGCTCAAGGCTGATCGGCCCGAGCGGGCACTAGGCATGGCGCATCTGAAAGGAATGGTGGGCCCACCAGGACTCGAACCTGGAACCAGACCGTTATGAGCGGTCGGCTCTAACCATTGAGCTATAGGCCCTTGGCAGCCTCATAGCAGGGTCGTGGCGTGTGTCAAAGGGGGAGGGCGTTGTCGCTGTCGCCTTCGATCAATTCCATGGGCAGAACCTTGCGAACGACGCCCAGCGGATATTGGGCGGCATAGGCGGGCATGGTGGCAAGCAGGGCTTCGGCGAGGCTAATGCCCAGCTCGCGCAGCGAGAGACGGAAGCAGGTGAGCTTGGGCGTGAGGTAATGGGCGTGCGGGCTGTCGCGGCCGATGACGGCAATGTCGCGCCCGGGTGTCAGGCCCGCCTCGTGCAGGCCGCCATAAAGGCCGACCGAGAGCTTCTCATTGATCAGCACAAAGCCGGTGGGGCGTTTGTCGGCCGGCATGGCGGCGATGGCACGGGCGATCTGGTGACCGCCGCGCTCATTGGGATGGGTGCGGAAGACCAGGTCGGGATCGAATGCGACGCCGTGGCGCTCCAGTGTCTTGCGATAATTGTCGACAAAGACGAAGCCCAGATTGGTATCGTCTATCGGGGCAAAAACGCCGATGCGGCGGTGACCTTTGGCGACGAGACGATTGACCCCTGTTTCGGCCATGCCTTCGAAATCGAGATCGAGCCAGGGCTGGCCAGCATCGGTCAGGCTGCGGCCGAGGGCGACAAAGGGAATGCCGTTTTCGGCCAGATAATCGATGCGGTGATCCTGGCGCTTGGTGGCCGAGATGATCAGGGCATCGGCAAAGCCGCGGGCGACAACGCGCTGCAGATAGGCGTCGGGGTCTTCCTCGGATGAACAGAGCAGGGCGACGAGATCGAGCTGATGGCGGGCAAAGACGGTTTGCACGCCGTCAAAAACGCTCATGAAGAACACATCGCCTTCGCCGGTGATCTGCGAACCGGTCTGCATCATGAAGCCGACGACGCCGGTGGAGCCCTTGCGCAGGGCGCGGCCGGCCTGGTTGGGGACATAGCCAAGCTCGGCCGCGGCCTCAAATACGCGCTTGCGGGTGGCTTCGTTGACATCGGGCTTGCCATTGAGGGCGCGCGATACAGTGCCGATCGACACGTTGAGGTGCTCGGCCAAACGCTTGATACCGATCATTTTTCTGGCAGCTCCCCCCGGTGGCAGAGGACCGGTTTTGCACGGCCCCCTTCAACCCCTATTGACATGGAATAGCCGGTTTATATAGCCTCGTAAACGTTTACGGAATTGGCTTGCGGAGGAGGAACCCCCGGGCCATGGTTTCCGTATGGAGGATATCAGTTTGACGAAAACAGCCGTTCTGGCCGGGTGCGGAGCTATGTCCAAGGGATGGCTGAAAGCCATTCTGGAAGCGCCGGAGGTGGCGGGCCGGGTCGAGGTCGTCGGCCTGGTCGATCTGGACCCGGCGGTGGCGCAGGCGCGGGCCGACGAATTCGGTCTGGGCGGCGCTGTGATCGGCACCGACCTCGATGCCATGCTGGCCAAGGTCAAGCCGGATCTGCTGTTTGACGTGGTGGTGCCGGTGGCGCGCCATGATGTGGTGGCGACGGGCCTCAAGCACGGCTGTCATGTGTTGAGCGAGAAGCCGATGGCGACGTCGCTGGCGGCGGGGCAGGACCTGATCGAGAAGGCGAAAACGGCCGGGCGGGTGCATGCGGTGGTGCAGAACCGGCGGTTCATTGCCGGGGTGCGGCGCATTCGGCGGCTGATCGAGAGCGGTGCGCTGGGCGAATTGACGGCGCTGCATTGCGATTTCTTCATCGGTGCGCATTTCGGCGGCTTCCGCGAGCAGATGGACAATGTGCTGCTGCTGGATATGGCGATCCATACGCTGGATGCGGCGCGGTTCATGGCGGGCAAGGTGCCGTTGGCGGTCTATTGCCTCGAAAACAATCCGCGCGGCTCCTGGTACAGCCATGGCGCAGCGGCCAATGCGATTTTTGAATTTTCCGACGATGTGGTGTTCACCTATCGCGGGAGCTGGGCGGCCGAGGGCGCCAATACCAGCTGGGAAAGTGCGTGGCGCTTTGTCGGCACCAAGGGCACCCTGTTGTGGGACGGCGAAGACAGCTTCGAGGCCAAGGTGGTGGCGGGGGATAGCGGGTTCCTGCGCGATCTGAAGTCCATCGACGTGCCGGAGTTGGCTGATGCTGCTCAGACGCATGGCCATGCCAGCGTCCTTGCCGAGTTCCTGGCCGCCATCGACGAAAACCGCCAGCCGGAAACCGCCGGCAACGACAATATCAAAAGCCTTGCCATGGTCTTTGCGGCGATCGAGAGCGCCAAGACCAAGCAGCGCGTCACCATTGCAGTTTAGGAACAGAGCACGTGAGCGATCCAGCCAAGACCATCCGTATCGGCACCATGATCCAGGGCACGGCCGGCAAGGCCGCCGAGAACATTGCGGCCATTGCCGATCTGGGGTTTGAGAGTTTCGAGCCCTTCTTCTGGCAGACGACCAATGGGCAGGACCTGGCCGAGCTGGGCAAGCGCAGTCTCGACGCCATCGGCAATCGCGATATCACGATTTCCACCATCGGCATGTTCGGCAATCCGCTGGAAGACCAGGAAATGGATCGCCAGACCCTGCAGGGCTGGAAGGATTGCATCGACAATGCGCACCATTTCGGCGCGACGACGGTTGCGGGCTTTACCGGCCGCGTGCGCAACAAGCCGCTGACCGATAGCTTGCCGCGCTACAAGGAAGTGTGGTCGGAGCTGGCCAAGCGGGCGGCGGACAAGGGCGTCAAAATCGCGTTTGAGAACTGCGCCATGGATGGCAATTGGGCCAGTGGCGACTGGAACATCGCGCATAATCCCGATGCCTGGGAGCTGATGTTCAACGAGACACTGGATGACAATATCGGGCTCGAATGGGAGCCCTGCCACCAGTTGGTCTATCTGATCGATCCGATCCCCCAGATTCGCAAATGGGCGCACAAATTCTTCCACGTGCATGGCAAGGACGCGACCATCCGCTGGGAAGTGATCAAGGAGCACGGCATTTTCGGCAAGGAAAAGTTCGTCTTTATGCGCACGCCGGGCTTTGGCGATACCAATTGGACCGATGTGATCTCCGAACTGCGCCTCGCCGGCTATGAAGGCTCGATCGATATCGAAGGCTGGCATGACCCGGTCTATCGCGATGCGCTGGAAATGACCGGGCAGGTGCGCGGCCTCAACTATCTCAAGAATTGCCGTGGTGGCGAGTTCGTTGCCATGGCCAGCTAGATTGCCGGGCGGGGCTGGAGGGCCCCGCCTGGTTTTGCATGCGGCACATGCCGCCAAAGGGAGGAAGACAAATGAAGCTGACTAAACTCGGCCTTGCGGCCGGTATCGCATTGGGCGCGCTGCTGGCGGCGGGACCCGCCATGGCGCAGGTGACACTCAAGATCTGGTCGATCGACGGGGTGGATCGCGTGGGCATTGCCGACACGTTTTCCAAGGAATTCGACGAGCAGAATGAAGACATCGTGGTGGAATACCGCGCCATTCCGTTCGATGACCTGGTGAACGAGACGCTGCGCGCCTTCGCCACCGGTAATGCGCCTGACATCGTCTCGTTCGACAATCCCGATTTCGCGATGTTCTCCTCGCGCGGGGCCATGCTCGACATTACCGACCGCATCGCGGCTTCGACCGTGATCAAGGCCGACAATTATTTCGCCGGTCCGCTGAACTCGGTGAGCTGGGAAGGCAAGTATTTCGGCATTCCGAAATATACCGACACGATCGGCGTGTTCTATAACAAGGACCTGTTTGCCAAGGCCGGCATTACCGAGCCGCCCACGACCTGGGAACAGCTGGCCGAATATGCCGAAAAGCTGACCGATCCGGCCAATAACGTCTATGGCGTGACCTTCTCGGCGCGTGCCGGCGAAGAGGGCACGTTCCAGTTCCTGCCGCTGATCCAGATGTCGGGCGGCAGCTATACCGATGTGAACACGGACGGCGCAATTGGTGCGCTCGAATTGTGGAAGAAGATCATCGACAATGGTTGGGCTTCCAAGGACGTGCTGAGCCTGGGCCAGTGGGATTCCACCGGCACCTTCAATTCGGGCAATGCCGCCATGGCCATTTCCGGCCCATGGGAAGTGGACCGCATGGTCGAGGACGCCAAGTTCGATTGGGGCGTGGCACTGCTGCCGACCCTGACCGAGGGTGGTGATCGTTCCTCGGCCCTCGGCGGGTTCGATTGGGGCATCATGTCCACCACCAAGCATCCGGACGAAGCCTTCCGGGCGCTGGAATATTTCGCCAGCCAGGACAACCGGATCTTTGCCGAATTCGGCAGCATTCCGGCGCGCAGCGACATTCCGCTGCCGGCATCGGGCAATGCGCTCAAGGATGCGGCGCTCAAGGTGTTCCAGGAGCAGTTGAAATATGCCCAGCCGCGTGGTCCGCACCCGGAATGGCAGAAAATCTCCAAGGCCATCTATGACGCCATGCAGGCGGCCCTGACCGGCCAGATGTCGGCCAAGGATGCGCTCGATCAGGCTGAAGCCACGATCAAGGGCATTGTCGGCTGAGGCATGACCTCCCGCCCGGCCGGAGCGATCCGGCCGGGATTTTTGTATAAGGGACGGCCGGATGACGAAGTTTTTCAATAGTTTGCGGGATGGGGTCGGGTTTGACCTGATCCTGGTGGGGGCGGCGATGCTGTTCCTGCTGGCGCTGGCCGGCCTGCCGCTGGTCTATAATGTGCTGATGAGTTTCCAGCAGGTGGATATGTTCACCCTGGGTCAGCTGATCCGCCCCTTTGCCGGCATTGCCAATTATGTGGCGGTGGTGCAGCAGCCCGAATTCTGGATGGTGACCCGCAATACGCTGGTGTTTGTCGTTGGCTCGATGACCGGGCAATTCGTGCTGGGTTTTGCGCTGGCGGTGTTTTTCGCGCAGAAATTTCCGGGGGCGGCGACCATTCGGGGGCTGTTCCTCGTGTCCTGGGTTATGCCGGGGCTAGTGGTGGGCGCGATCTGGAGCTGGATTCTGGCCGGCGATTTCGGCGTGCTCAATTCGGTGCTGCGTGGGCTGGGGATCATCCAGTCCAATATCTTCTGGAAATCGGATCCGAGTTTTTCCATCTGGGCGGTGATCATTGCCAATATCTGGCTGGGCCTGGCCTTCAACATGCTGCTGCTGTCGGTTGGGCTGGCCGCCATTCCGCGCGATCTCTATGAGGCGGCGGAACTGGATGGCGCCAATGCCTGGCAGCGGTTCTGGACCATTACCCTGCCTATGATGCGCTCGACGATCGGGGCGGTGCTGTCGCTGGGGCTGATCGGCACGTTGCAGCAATTCGATCTGTTCCCTGCGCTCACCGAGGGTGGCCCGGCCAATACGTCCAACGTAGCGGGGTACTGGTCCTGGCAGCTCAGCTTCCAGCTTTATGATTTTGCCAAGGGCGCCACGGTTTCGGTGATGATGTTCGTGCTCGTGCTGTTTGCCTCGATCCTTTATGTGCGCTCGACCCGGCATGAGGTGCGCGGATGACCCGGACTTATACGCCCTGGGCACTGCTCGCCATCGCGCTGGCATTGGCCGCTGTCTATCTGTTTCCGCTCTATTGGATGTATGTGACCAGCCTCAAATCGGGCTCGGAGATCTTCGCCAATCCGCCAACCTTCTGGCCGCTCGCGCCCAACCCGGATATCTATCCGCAGGTCTGGGCGCGGCGCACCATGTCCACCTTCCTGTGGAACTCGGTGGTGATTGCCTCGGGCGTTACCGCGATCACCGTGATCCTGGGCACGGGCTGCGCCTATGTGCTGGCGCGCTATCGCAGCGCCTGGATCGATCTGGGGCTGTTCGCCATCCTGATGCTGCAGGTATTGCCGGCATCGGTGATGATCACGCCGCTGTTTGTGGGGTTCAACCAGATCGGGCTGCTGAACTATCCGCGGACCGCGGTGGTGCTGGCAGCCGCGGCCAAGGCCATGCCGTTCTTCGTCGTGCTGGTGCGGGCCACGTTCATGAGTGTGCCGCGCGAGCTGGAAGAGGCGGCGCTGGTGGATGGCAATTCGCGGGTGGGGGCGTTTTTCTTCATCGTGCTGCCATTGGCCCGCAATGGCATTCTGGTCTGCGCTATTCTCACCTTCATGAGCTCGTTTGGCGAATATATCTATTCCAAGTCGATCATCCAGAGCCCCAATCTGCAGCCGGCCAGCGTTGGCCTCTCCGGGTTCCTGGGCCCCAATTCGTCGGACTGGAACGGCATCATGGCCTATTCGGCCATCTATGTGACGCCGATCCTTCTCGTCTTCGTCATCCTGCAGCGCCGGATCGTCTCCGGCCTTACCTCGGGAGCTCTCAAATGAGTGCAGAGCCGCAAATCGAACTCGTCGGCATCAACAAGCATTATGGCAGCTTCCATGCGCTCAAGAATGTCGACCTAACCATTCCCAAGGGGGCGTTCGTGGCGCTGGTGGGGCCGTCCGGTTGTGGGAAATCCACCTTGCTGCGCTCGCTGGCGGGGCTGGAAACCATCTCGGGCGGCACGATGAAAATCGCCGGCGAGCAGATGAATGGCGTGCCGCCGCGCAAGCGCGACGTAGCCATGGTGTTCCAGAGCTATGCGCTTTATCCGCATATGACGGTGGAGCAGAACCTGACCTATTCGCTGCGCCTCAAGCGGGTGCCCAAGGCGGAGGCGGCTCGGGCAGCGCGCGAAGTGGCGGAGACGACGGGGCTGACGCCGCTGCTGGCGCGGTATCCGCGCGAGTTGTCGGGCGGGCAGCGGCAGCGTGTAGCCATGGGCCGGGCGATCATTCGCAATCCCAAGGCATTCCTGTTCGACGAGCCGCTTTCCAATCTCGATGCGGCGTTGCGGGTGCATATGCGCAAGGAAATCCGCGCGCTGCATGACCGGCTGGGCGCCACTTCGGTTTATGTGACGCATGACCAGATCGAGGCCATGACCATGGCCGACCATGTGGTGGTGATGCGCGATGGGGTGATCGAGCAGCAGGGTTCGCCGCTGGAGCTGTATGACACACCGGCCAGCAAATTCGTGGCGGGCTTTATCGGCTCGCCGGCGATGAATTTCGTGCCGGGGAAAGTGAGCGCGGATGGGCAATCGGTGCAGCCGGATTTGCCGGGCGCTGGCTCGGTTGCGCTGGGCCGTTCGGTTGGGGCAGGGCGCTCGGTGCTGATCGGGTTGCGGCCCGAGCATTTGCAGGTGGGTGGCAATGGTCCGGCGGTGCTGCGGCTGCCGGTTTCAGCGGTCGAATCGACCGGGTCGATGACCTATCTGACGCTGGGCGATGATCCGGAGATCATGGTGGTCGATACCGGGCGCACCAGCGTGAAGGCAGGCGACACGATCTCGGTCAGTATCGAGCCGGGCAATGTGCATCTGTTCGATCCGGCGACGGAGAAGGCGATTTAGTGCCACGCCCTCGTGGTTCGACGGGCTCACCATGAGGTCTACTGGTAGGGCTGTGTTTTCGCAGTAGACCTCATCCTGAGCTTGTCGAAGGACGAGGTCGTGCCGCCTAATGCTGCCAGACGACCAGGCCGGCGGCGGTGGCCATCATCACGCCGGCGGTCTTATTGAGGCGACCGAGGGCCTTGCTGCTCTTGAACATTTCGCGGGCGGCGGAGGCGAGCCAGGCGTAGCCGCAGCCGATGATCAGCAGCACGATGACCACGATGGCGGTCAGCTCGGCAAAGGCCACTGGCGTCATCTGGTCGAGCGGGATCACCGTGGGCAGGATGGCCAGGTAGAAGACGATGGTCTTGGGATTGCCCATGGTGAGCGAGAAACCGGCGAGGAAGGTGCGCCAGGGATCTTCGTTCTTGGGCTTCATCTGCTCGGAGCCGGGGCGAGCGGTCCAGAATTTATAGGCGATGTAGAGCAGATAGGCGGCGCCCGCCCAGCGGATGATGGTGAAGACCGGGCCGAACCAGGTGGCGACGGCGGCCAGGCCGAAGACTGCGAAGACGAAATAGACCAGATCACCCGCCAGAATGCCCAACACCATGGGAAAGGCGCCCTTGAACCCGCCGCCAAGGGCGCGGGCGACAACGGCCGCGACGCCGGGACCGGGCACGAGCACGGCGATGGCGTAAGCGATGGTGAAGGTCAGGAGGGTGAAGGGTTCCATGGGTGGTATCCGGCGAATGGGAGGCGGACACTACGCCTGCGGGCGGAGGTTGCCAATCGTCCTTCACAACCGGACCACTATTTCTCGCTCATTGCGTCCCAACCACAATGTCATTCCCGCGAAAGCGGGAACCTCTGTTGGCGATGTTGGGTAAGAAAACGGAGGTTCCCGCTTTCGCGGGAATGACATTGTGGGGAGGAATGAGGCGGGGGATGGGAGGGCGCTGTGGGGGCGGTCGCTCGGTGCTTACGGCAGCCGGGCCAAGCGCTCCGTCAGCAGTTTGTAAAATCCATCGGCATTGCCATTGCGCAGGTAGGTCGCGTTCTTGGCCCTGCCGGTGACGTGCCAATAGTCCACCACGGTCATGCCGACGGTCAGCTCGCTCGCGGTTTCGATGGCGACGTTGCAGTGGCGGCCTTCGAACAGGTCGGGCTGCAGCAGATAGGCGATGACGGTGGGGTCGTGCAGGGGGGCGCCGGTCCAGCCGTATTTCTTGAGATCGAAGGTTTCCGAGAAGGTCAGCATGGCGTGGACCGCGGCGCCGGACGCATTGCCGATGGCCTTGATGGCGGCGAGGCGCTCGGGGGTCGACTGGATCTGGTGGGTCACGTCGAGCGGCAGGATGGTGACGGGCACGCCGCTGCGCAGCACCACATCGGCGGCTTCAGGATCGACATAGATGTTGAATTCGTGCGGCGGGGGTGATGTTGCCCACCTCGAAATAGGCGCCGCCCATCATGACGATTTCGGCGATGCGCTCGGCAATGGCGGGCTGCTTGATCAGCGCCATGGCGATATTGGTCAGCGGCCCCAGGGTGCACAGGGTGATGGTCTTGGGCTCGGCGGCCATCAGGGTATTGATGATGTAGTCGACGCCATGCAGGGTCTGCAGCGGCATTTGCGGATCGGGCAGGTTGGGGCCATCGAGGCCGGTTTCGCCGTGGACGTGCTCGGCGGTGACCAGGTGCCGGCGCAGCGGGCGGGAGCAGCCGGCATAGACCGGGATATCGCTGCGACCGGCCAGTTCCACCACCTTGCGGGCATTGATGGCGTTTTGCGCGACGCCGACATTGCCGGCGACTGCCACCACGCCCAGCACATCGAGCTCATCCGGGGAGGCCAGCGCCAAAAGGATGGCGACGGCATCGTCCTGGCCGGGATCGGTGTCGATGATGATTTTGCGGGACATGTCGGAACCTTGGCGCGTTGAAAACCGGCGCGATGGTAGCGGCGGTCATGGCGCCGGTCGACTGGGGATATGCGGGTTGTACAAAGGAACGTTTGCGGCAAGCCAACGTTGGTGGTTGGCAGGAATTCCCCCGCTATTGGAACGCTATATGGCCCGCTCGCCGCGACCGGTTGCAAGCAGTGATCTGGATGAGAGCCAGTTCGAGCGGATATTAGGCAATGCCGCCCGCATTGCCATTGTCCTGGTCGGTTTTGCGGTGCTGCTGGTGGTGTTGCAGGAAGGGCGGGTCATTCTGGCGCCGGTCACGCTGGCGATCATTATCGGGCTGATGTTCGGCCCGGTGGCGGATCGGCTTGAGGCTATCGGCGTGCCGCCGGCACTGTCGGCCGGTGTGGTCGTGCTGCTGTTGCTGACGGTGATTTTCGGCGGGGTTGCGCTGTTTGCCGTGCCGCTGTCGGAATGGGTGGCGCGGGCGCCGACGATCTGGGAGAAGCTGCAAAACGAGATTTCGGCGCTGCGCGAGCCGATGGAATCGGTAGCCGCGTTCCAGGAGCAATTGACCTCGGTGTTTGGCAGCGCCTCGGCCATGGCGGTGACGGTGGAGGATGGCGGACAGGTGATTGGCCTCGCCATGCTGGCGCCGGCCATTGGGGCGCAGGTGCTGATTTTTCTCGCCAGCCTTTATTTCTTCATGGCGACACGGGACCATATCCGTGTGTCCGTACTGTCGCTGTGTGTCAGCCGGCGGATGCGCTGGCGCACGGCACA
Proteins encoded in this region:
- the phnE gene encoding phosphonate ABC transporter, permease protein PhnE — translated: MSAISQAERSRLATKYPEVFKQSFFQRWGLLAGLGVTVLYLLFCWLLFNVGPALQNGKWERAAIYVQDWYSWRATPRLRFEDGKVVPQWSSRGQYKAGATIDWLVPHEDGSMTASFGGDRLEISTAQVDVYLGGLAYPVSITSSAALAPAGAPAAMVQSGDKVLVDFGFAGQAEIRNNQVYVQRRFLGWANFLFDPKSPLWGNDLFSTVGLVFSGERVDPDKSNAQLVLDEWLGNRAWQHGDILAKLMQTLVMAFVGTLFATLVAFPFAFIAARNITPNRTANWLMKRSFDFLRSIDMLIWALFFTRGFGPGPIPGIAAIFFTDTGALGKVYAEALENVDDKQREGMKSVGASPAAVNRYGVVPQVLPVFVSQSLYFWESNTRSATIIGAVGAGGIGLKLLEAMGTNSDWDKVAYMVLLILIVVFLFDNISTIIRSRLIGPSGH
- a CDS encoding LacI family DNA-binding transcriptional regulator translates to MIGIKRLAEHLNVSIGTVSRALNGKPDVNEATRKRVFEAAAELGYVPNQAGRALRKGSTGVVGFMMQTGSQITGEGDVFFMSVFDGVQTVFARHQLDLVALLCSSEEDPDAYLQRVVARGFADALIISATKRQDHRIDYLAENGIPFVALGRSLTDAGQPWLDLDFEGMAETGVNRLVAKGHRRIGVFAPIDDTNLGFVFVDNYRKTLERHGVAFDPDLVFRTHPNERGGHQIARAIAAMPADKRPTGFVLINEKLSVGLYGGLHEAGLTPGRDIAVIGRDSPHAHYLTPKLTCFRLSLRELGISLAEALLATMPAYAAQYPLGVVRKVLPMELIEGDSDNALPL
- a CDS encoding Gfo/Idh/MocA family protein, coding for MSKGWLKAILEAPEVAGRVEVVGLVDLDPAVAQARADEFGLGGAVIGTDLDAMLAKVKPDLLFDVVVPVARHDVVATGLKHGCHVLSEKPMATSLAAGQDLIEKAKTAGRVHAVVQNRRFIAGVRRIRRLIESGALGELTALHCDFFIGAHFGGFREQMDNVLLLDMAIHTLDAARFMAGKVPLAVYCLENNPRGSWYSHGAAANAIFEFSDDVVFTYRGSWAAEGANTSWESAWRFVGTKGTLLWDGEDSFEAKVVAGDSGFLRDLKSIDVPELADAAQTHGHASVLAEFLAAIDENRQPETAGNDNIKSLAMVFAAIESAKTKQRVTIAV
- a CDS encoding sugar phosphate isomerase/epimerase family protein gives rise to the protein MSDPAKTIRIGTMIQGTAGKAAENIAAIADLGFESFEPFFWQTTNGQDLAELGKRSLDAIGNRDITISTIGMFGNPLEDQEMDRQTLQGWKDCIDNAHHFGATTVAGFTGRVRNKPLTDSLPRYKEVWSELAKRAADKGVKIAFENCAMDGNWASGDWNIAHNPDAWELMFNETLDDNIGLEWEPCHQLVYLIDPIPQIRKWAHKFFHVHGKDATIRWEVIKEHGIFGKEKFVFMRTPGFGDTNWTDVISELRLAGYEGSIDIEGWHDPVYRDALEMTGQVRGLNYLKNCRGGEFVAMAS
- a CDS encoding ABC transporter substrate-binding protein → MKLTKLGLAAGIALGALLAAGPAMAQVTLKIWSIDGVDRVGIADTFSKEFDEQNEDIVVEYRAIPFDDLVNETLRAFATGNAPDIVSFDNPDFAMFSSRGAMLDITDRIAASTVIKADNYFAGPLNSVSWEGKYFGIPKYTDTIGVFYNKDLFAKAGITEPPTTWEQLAEYAEKLTDPANNVYGVTFSARAGEEGTFQFLPLIQMSGGSYTDVNTDGAIGALELWKKIIDNGWASKDVLSLGQWDSTGTFNSGNAAMAISGPWEVDRMVEDAKFDWGVALLPTLTEGGDRSSALGGFDWGIMSTTKHPDEAFRALEYFASQDNRIFAEFGSIPARSDIPLPASGNALKDAALKVFQEQLKYAQPRGPHPEWQKISKAIYDAMQAALTGQMSAKDALDQAEATIKGIVG
- a CDS encoding carbohydrate ABC transporter permease; the protein is MTKFFNSLRDGVGFDLILVGAAMLFLLALAGLPLVYNVLMSFQQVDMFTLGQLIRPFAGIANYVAVVQQPEFWMVTRNTLVFVVGSMTGQFVLGFALAVFFAQKFPGAATIRGLFLVSWVMPGLVVGAIWSWILAGDFGVLNSVLRGLGIIQSNIFWKSDPSFSIWAVIIANIWLGLAFNMLLLSVGLAAIPRDLYEAAELDGANAWQRFWTITLPMMRSTIGAVLSLGLIGTLQQFDLFPALTEGGPANTSNVAGYWSWQLSFQLYDFAKGATVSVMMFVLVLFASILYVRSTRHEVRG
- a CDS encoding carbohydrate ABC transporter permease, encoding MTRTYTPWALLAIALALAAVYLFPLYWMYVTSLKSGSEIFANPPTFWPLAPNPDIYPQVWARRTMSTFLWNSVVIASGVTAITVILGTGCAYVLARYRSAWIDLGLFAILMLQVLPASVMITPLFVGFNQIGLLNYPRTAVVLAAAAKAMPFFVVLVRATFMSVPRELEEAALVDGNSRVGAFFFIVLPLARNGILVCAILTFMSSFGEYIYSKSIIQSPNLQPASVGLSGFLGPNSSDWNGIMAYSAIYVTPILLVFVILQRRIVSGLTSGALK
- a CDS encoding ABC transporter ATP-binding protein, with product MSAEPQIELVGINKHYGSFHALKNVDLTIPKGAFVALVGPSGCGKSTLLRSLAGLETISGGTMKIAGEQMNGVPPRKRDVAMVFQSYALYPHMTVEQNLTYSLRLKRVPKAEAARAAREVAETTGLTPLLARYPRELSGGQRQRVAMGRAIIRNPKAFLFDEPLSNLDAALRVHMRKEIRALHDRLGATSVYVTHDQIEAMTMADHVVVMRDGVIEQQGSPLELYDTPASKFVAGFIGSPAMNFVPGKVSADGQSVQPDLPGAGSVALGRSVGAGRSVLIGLRPEHLQVGGNGPAVLRLPVSAVESTGSMTYLTLGDDPEIMVVDTGRTSVKAGDTISVSIEPGNVHLFDPATEKAI
- a CDS encoding LysE family translocator; amino-acid sequence: MEPFTLLTFTIAYAIAVLVPGPGVAAVVARALGGGFKGAFPMVLGILAGDLVYFVFAVFGLAAVATWFGPVFTIIRWAGAAYLLYIAYKFWTARPGSEQMKPKNEDPWRTFLAGFSLTMGNPKTIVFYLAILPTVIPLDQMTPVAFAELTAIVVIVLLIIGCGYAWLASAAREMFKSSKALGRLNKTAGVMMATAAGLVVWQH